The following is a genomic window from Geminicoccus roseus DSM 18922.
ATCTGCGGGCATTCGCACGAAGCTTGACCTCCGGTAATAGTGCTCTCGCCGACGATCTGGTGCAGGATACAATGGTGAATGCGCTTCAGGCGCAGGCGCAGTTTCAGGAAGGCACCAACCTGAAGGCGTGGATGTTCACCATCCTGCGCAACCGCTTCCACAGCGTGATCAGCCGCAAGCACGTCACCTCCGAGGTCGAGCAGGACGAGACCATCGAGAATCACTGGTGGCAGCCCGCCTACCAGGAAAGCTCGATCGAGCTGGACGCCTTCCGCCGCGCCTTCCGCCATCTGAGCCCCACCCATCGTGAGGTGCTGGTGCTGGCGACGGTCCACGAGCTTCCCTACGAGAAGATCGCCGAGATCTGCGGCTGCGAGGTTGGCACCGTGAAGAGCCGTGTCGCCCGTGCCCGCGCCATCCTGAAGAAGATGGTGCTGGAGGGGGAGC
Proteins encoded in this region:
- a CDS encoding sigma-70 family RNA polymerase sigma factor, producing MSVFRQDIVALLPHLRAFARSLTSGNSALADDLVQDTMVNALQAQAQFQEGTNLKAWMFTILRNRFHSVISRKHVTSEVEQDETIENHWWQPAYQESSIELDAFRRAFRHLSPTHREVLVLATVHELPYEKIAEICGCEVGTVKSRVARARAILKKMVLEGELPVDAAKVPVRRAAPRVDTEVPNEARRLAVAQAVHDDLVRRTGRSWN